One genomic window of Ctenopharyngodon idella isolate HZGC_01 chromosome 18, HZGC01, whole genome shotgun sequence includes the following:
- the rnf7 gene encoding RING-box protein 2 gives MAEMDDGDEPGLVHTHSGSSGSKSGGDKMFSLKKWNAVAMWSWDVECDTCAICRVQVMDACLRCQAENKQEDCVVVWGECNHSFHNCCMSLWVKQNNRCPLCQQDWVVQRIGK, from the exons ATGGCGGAGATGGACGATGGTGATGAGCCGGGTTTAGTGCACACTCACAGCGGTTCTTCTGGATCCAAATCAGGGGGAGACAAGATGTTCTCCCTCAAGAAGTGGAATGCGGTGGCAATGTGGAGTTGGGATGTGGAGTGTGACACCTGCGCTATTTGTCGTGTTCAAGTAATGG aTGCATGCTTGAGATGCCAGGCTGAAAACAAACAAGAGGACTGTGTTG tgGTATGGGGAGAGTGCAACCACTCCTTCCACAATTGCTGCATGTCCCTCTGGGTCAAGCAGAACAATAGATGCCCACTATGCCAACAGGACTGGGTGGTGCAGAGGATCGGCAAGTGA